A segment of the Pseudoalteromonas piscicida genome:
CAGGCGCATGTAGCGGTGAGGGCAGGACCAAAGCCCGATGAGCCCGACTACATAGTGCAGCATCTAAATACTTTAGAAGCAGGCTTGTATGCGTCTTCAAGCTATATCAAGCGTATGGGGATCCCTAAAACACTTGAAGCGTTACAGGCGCATTACTTTGTCTCTGGTGTGGCCGGATTTAATGCAAGAGTGCCATATTTCGCTTGGGTAGATGAACATATCCCTGAGACACAAGTGACGCTTAGGGTATCTGAAACGTCAGATGCGTCGCGTGCCATTGTTAATGGCTTAGGTATTGGTGGGCTACAGCACGATGTAGCAAAACGTTACCCAGATTTACAGCCGGTGTTGCGTGATGAGTTAAAATGGCTAAGCCAAGTTTGGCTAGTTACCCATGTACTGGTTCATCGAACGGCCAAAGTACAGGCATTATGTGACGTGTTAAAGCGCCATTTTGCTAACCTGAACTGTAACTTGATCACTTCTACTTCTGCGCCACTTTCTAGTGCAAAGTTTGCCGCGGCTTGGATGAGTAATTGGTTGTAGCTGTCTTTTCTTAAACTGCCTGCTAGTGCGATAATTTTTGCTGTAGTCATCTTGCTGATACCTTATTTTGTTTCGTTAAAGTGATAGTAGCAAAATTTTACTTGCACAAAACCGAAATAAACGCAAAGCTTGTGTGCATATATGCACAGAGGTGGTTATGGATAAATTCACAGATTGGCAGGATCTTAAGGTCGCTTACACGGTTGCCAAGCTTGGCACCTTATCAGCGGCGGCTGAGCATTTAGAGATCCACCACAGTACGGTACTGAGACGAATAAATAGCTTAGAAGAAGCATTGGGAACGCGGTTATTTCACCGTCATGCCCGAGGTTATCAGGTAACACAGGCAGGAGAAAAGCTACTTGCGACGGCGAGTCAAATAGACGAGCGCTTGATGGAGTTGAGTACTTCTATTGTTGCCTCGGACAGTCAGCTTAGAGGTAAGCTTTTGGTGACAACGGTCAGTGGCTTTATGGATATGCTCTCGGAGCCTTGTTTGACTTTTCAGCAATTACACCCACAGGTACAACTTGAAGTCATTCTCGACCAAAAGCGTTTACGCTTAGATCACGGACAGGCGCATGTAGCGGTGAGGGCAGGACCAAAGCCCGATGAGCCCGACTACATAGTGCAGCATCTAAATACTTTAGAAGCAGGCTTGTATGCGTCTTCAAGCTATATCAAGCGTATGGGGATCCCTAAAACACTTGAAGCGTTACAGGCGCATTACTTTGTCTCTGGTGTGGCCGGATTTAATGCAAGAGTGCCATATTTCGCTTGGGTAGATGAACATATCCCTGAGACACAAGTGACGCTTAGGGTATCTGAAACGTCAGATGCGTCGCGTGCCATTGTTAATGGCTTAGGTATTGGTGGGCTACAGCACGATGTAGCAAAACGTTACCCAGATTTACAGCCGGTGTTGCGTGATGAGTTAAAATGGCTAAGCCAAGTTTGGCTAGTTACCCATGTACTGGTTCATCGAACGGCCAAAGTACAGGCATTATGTGACGTGTTAAAGCGCCATTTTGCTAACCTGAACTGATACCAATTGCACTAAGTCTCCAATCAATTTGAAGGGTGAAATACCATATTAGCGTCGTTAAAAATTTCTCATTTAGAACAACTAAATAGCAAAATTTTTGCCTTGCCTATATGGATATAGGTACCTTGGCGGTAGCAGGACGCGAGAGCGGAGCTACTAAAGTTATTTCTCCGCTTCAAATAGCTCATTTACCTAATACAATTGGTATGAGGTTAAGAGAATTACGGCTGGCGTTATTTTTCCAGCTTTTTGCAGCTAACTTTACTGAGCACGACATAAGTATCCTTTTTCGGATAGTAGAGCACACACTGGGTGTCACGAAGCTGCAAGATGAAACTCTCATAAGCGAGATTATGTGCGCCTAAAATTGGACTGCCATTGCCATCTAGGCTTTGGCCATGCTCAAGCAGTAGTGTTGGGCTACGTTGAAAAACGGTACTTGCGAGAGTCGGTGGTAAACCGCCTTTGAGTTTTACTATAGCTTGCTTGAGTTGTGATAACACTTCGGGCGAAGATGTCGAGAGTACAGCTTCATTAACCGAAGTTGATGCAGGCGCGCTATTGCACGCTTGCATCAATAAAGCCAAAGCGGTGATTTTCACCGCTTTTAGCAGCGCCATTATTGCGGCTCCTTGGGCTTCATTAAAATTGCATTTTCTCGCAGTGGATAGACTGGGAGCGTAACCGCATGCTCCTTATTTTGATACTGTGGCTGAGCAGTAGGCGCAAATTGCGCTACATTTGGGCAACGACCGGTATCTATATGCGTCAGTGCTGCGGCGAAAAGATCTTCTTCTTGACTGCCTAGCGGTGCTGAGAAGTCATCTGCGACAATACAACCTGGCACTTGTGCGCTCAGACCAATTTCACCGCTGCTTGACGCTCCTGAAGGGGTAAAGCCATCAGCATAAGCATCAAAGCCCTTGGCATTTTCTGAACCAAACTGAATGGTATAGTAAACCGTGCCGCAGTTTTGCGCGGGCACAAAGCCATAGGGCTTACCTCGAGTGGTACCACCGATCAAAAAGACTTCAACATCAATGCCGCGCAGGCCATTAATTACATTTTCACTGGCAGAGGCCGTGCCTCGTGTCGAGAGGATATAAACTCTAGGTAAGGTTACGGTGGGCAAAGTGGTGGATGTAAACTTGTTTTCAGCCCAGTTAATAGCTCTAGACTCAAATTCTGTTCGTTCTTCTTCAGCAGTACGCTTGTCATTTAAGGTGCTATAAGTGAAGGTTTTATTTAGGCTGCTGTTGCCTGCAACCATATAGCCTAGTTGTGCTGCCATAATGACGCGACCACCGCCGTTGTAACGCATGTCGAGTACTAAATCGTCTATTTCTTGTGTTTTAAATAGAGTAAAGGCTTCAACCAACCCTTCTTGGGCTGTTGGAATAAATTGATTGAACTGCACATAACCAACCTGCTTACCGCCATAACTAATGACTTTAGCGTTTTGCACCGGTGAGGTTTCAATATCGACTGAAGTCAGGGTAACGGATTTTTCGTTGCCTGATTTATCTTCAAATACAAAGTTATGTGGCTCGCTTTGCTCTGGTGATAGGCCAGCATTTAGCGCAGCGGTATTATCACTTGAAATAAAGTCGACGCCATCTATCGAGAGGATCTTATCTCCACGTACGATCCCTGCATTCGCGGCTGGTGAATTAGGCTCTACTGCGGCGACAGTAAAATTACGTGGTGGTGATGTGGATATGGCCGCCCAACGAATGCCATAACCGGTCGCAACACCCGATTGCGCTTCTTTTTGGAAGCTTTCATAAGATTCGTAGAAATGAAATTGATCTTTGGCATTACCCGACGCCGTTGTTTGGTTTGTTTTTAATTGCTCGAAGTAATCAATAACGGTATCGAATTGTGTTGGGTCGTTATCTAGTACTTCGTCGTACCAAAGGTAGGTTTCGTTGGTAAAAGAGCGGAGCCACATTTTTTCATGCATCGCCGTACCACCCTTATCAGGATAAGGTTGGTTGTTGTTATATTTGTCTGTACCCGTTCTTGGGGAGGCACAATAGTTAATAAACTGACTTGACGCAGGAAATTGATTAAACGTCCAAGTTGGCGGCTCGGTTTGTCCCGTGTTATTACCTGGATTATCGGTGCCTAATGAATCGCTGCCACCGCCACCACAAGCGGCTAATAACAAGCTCATTGCTGTTGATGCGAAAACTAGAGTAATACGTTGCATCGTATTCACGTTCCTGTTTTAGTTGTATGACTAAAAACTAGCACTGCTTGGGTTATCTCGCAATCACTGTTTCTGCCAAGCCGTGAATAATTTCCGCTGTTGTGGGGAGATTTTTAGCCCGTAGGTTTTTTCCATATAAAAATACGCCTCAGCGATGCGTTTTCTTGCATATTCTGGAGGTTCAATTCGGCGTAATTTAAAGTCTATCTTGACTGGACACGCACCATAATTTGCTTCAGTACTAGGTAACATACCAAAACGGAAATTAGATCGATCCCCATTGATTTCGCCAATCGCTGGAGCAAGATTGTGAATATCAGCTTCCATCCTCCTAAATTGCTCACTGACTTTACGGCAGTGCTTTCTTCCGCCATCTTGCCAGCACTGCAACTGATGTCCAAATTCCCACGCAGGCACGATATGCTCCCACTCAATGCGCTGAGCACGGGCGTTTTCTTTGCCATTGCGAGTGTAAGGTAACCTCGGGGTATAACCACAACTTGCGGGATCTGGGACCAGCTTTTTGCCTTGCTTTTTGATATTACAATTACAATAAAGCGTGCGGGTATTGTCAGTAACTTGTTGTGATAAATGTTTCTTTGCTTTTGAGAAAGACGTGAATTCTTGAGCGTTGGCTGTTAATACAAATAAGCTAAGCGCTAAGATATAGCAATATCGTGACATAACCTCTCACCAAATGGTGGAATACAGGGAATGTCACTATATCAAAAAAATCATCAATACTAACAAGCGTATACGGTAAACCCCTTTATTTATTAAGAGCAGGGCGACGTTTTCGCCAAGGTGGAGATTGCAATAATAACAATATCCCTGTTAGACAAAAGAGCACACTCGTAGCGGCGAAGGAAATGAGCAAGGGGTTATTAAAATCCTCACGTTCGTCGTAATCCATAATGTGTAACATCCAAAAAAAATCAAAGATGCGCCACAGCGTACTACGAACCGTCACAACTTTACCGCTGGCTGCACTTAGATACAGCGTAGTGGAGAGGATATCGTTATACTCGACTCGCCAAACATCCTCCTTGTAACCTGCTTCTCTGGGAGCTGTGGCAAGTCGTTCAATATGACTCACATCCGCTGCAATTAATAGGTGTTGATTGGCCTGTTGTATTATTTTCTGTTGATTTGGTGTGGTAAAAGGTGCGCCTGTTATCCCGTTGAAAATGAGCTTTTCATCTTGGTTGAGTTTGATGATGGGAGTATCGAGAAAATGGCCGAACTGGATTTGACGTACTTGCACTGTGTTTTGTACTAACTGATTGAGATCAGCTTGGTACGCAGCAGTGGGGAAGGGGTTGTCTAAGCTTCTATGCGCTAAGTGTTTACCATGGATCTTTTCCAATGGGAGCGCGCTCATGACCAGCCCGCCTAATAGCCAAGCAAAGATCTGTAAAAACAGTAAATAGCCAAGGTATTTGTGGAGTTTACGTGCGGGTTTTAGCAGTTTTTTAATCATCACAATATGTTATTCTAGTTGTTCGTGAGTATGATAACTATAACGCACGGTGCGTAGAATGTGACAAATTGTCGCATTGTCCAATAAGTAATGTCCTTATCACTCTGATAAATAAGTCATTACTAGATTTAGCTTTACAAGGTAGCTTTTAATACATGTCTGAAATTCAATTTTTAAATGTCGATTTGGAACTGGAGTCAAAGCAGGATATCAGTGCGCTAGTTTCGGATTTAAAGAAAAATGCTATCGTGCTGCATTACGATCAAGATGACTATCGTCAATTGGCTCGCATCGAAGCAAATACCAATGAATTAACCCCTGACAAAGCGATTAATCAACTGTGTGAGTTAATTGAGTCTTGCTCTAAAGCGGCACTTAAGCAATGGCTAGGTTGTACCAAGCGAACTTTTGATATTGGCTTTAACTCAGGCAAGTCACCCAAGTGCTTTTCGCAAGCACTACAGGCAGATACGTTGCTTAGGATCTCTGCAATAGGTGCCGGTATAGAAATTACTATCTATCCAGTAGAAGAATAAAAACTCTAAAAGCTAGATTAAATTGTTTTATATGTTAACTATGTTAATGTATTGATAATTTATTTTTGTTGTTTTATCTTGTTTATTCCATAACACGGATTATTTCTAGGAACGCAAGATGAAACAACATGTAACCCTTTCTACCCTAATGATAGCCATGCTCGGCGGAATGTCTTTCGCAAGTTTTGCGGCAGACAAGGCTAGCCTTAATACCTACAGTTCACTTAAGCAGCTTGATAAATTTAACGCTGCACCAGTTCAAGTAGCTGATATAAAGAAGCAAATTGCGAAAAAATTAGCACTATCACTTAATCACGTAGGCCCCCAAGTTCAAACTCAACTTAGCCAGTATCAGGATGCCGTTTCACTGGAGCAGCTACAAGTTCAGGGGGCGACTAAGCAGCTCATGACAGAAGCGAACCAGTATACTCGTTCATTAAAAGGTCTGACTGACTATAGCTCTAATCTGTATCAGCTGCGTATTGCTTCTAGCGAAATGCTAACAAAGTGGCAACAAGGTGAAGCGCCATTAATTGCTTTTGCGCCTAAAGGTGATGATAAGCACTGGCAATATGTAGAGGCCTTTGATGAGCATGGCCAATTGCATTTACTTGACGCACATACAATGCCAGAGCGACCTGTGCTAATCGTTGAACTTGATAGTGACAAGGTAAAACAAGAAGGCATTCAGGTAATGAAGCAAGTGTTTGCCAAGCAAGGCTTAGCAATGCCATCAACAGCTGTGCAGAGCAACGATGATGCTGAGCCGATTTCAACCAGTGTATTGAAGAAAATCAGACTAAATGACGATGAAGAGCCTTGGGTATCTGGGGCTGCGGAAGTTTACGGCATTGTAACAGGTGTCAACCCATCCCGAGATGAGCCCGTTCTGGATATTGTGGATATGCCATATTTGGACCACGATGGTACGGACTATACGCCTAATCAAATTATCATTCATTGGGAGCGATATCGTTGGCAAGCGGCAGATCTATTGCTGATGGAGCAAGACGACAATACTAACTATCAAGACTTAGCAACAACACTTTTGGATATTGTGACTCAAGTGATGCGCGCTATTCCTGATCCTAATGTTCAAGGTTATGCGATTATCCCGCAACTGACGAATCAATTGATCAAAGCGATGCCAAGCCATTGGTTTACTAACGATGATGACTACGTTGATGTGTTTTACACCTTGTTTGAAGGACAAACTTACAACGGGCATATGGGCGCAAGTGGTAATGCGAAAGTGACGATTGAGCCACTTACAATTAACCCTCGCTAAATATTAGCCAAAATGATGTTATTGAAAAAAGGCCAGTTACTGGCCTTTTTTATTTATAGTTACCAAATTGCTTCGACGAACTCTGGATGGTCTACAAATGGATTTCGGTTACCCTGAAATTCATAAGCTGCTTGGTTGCGCGCTTGCTCAAGGGCATCGACAGGATCTTCGTTATGCCATCTTTTTAGCATGTTGACGACCCAAGTTTCGAAGACTTGCTGCTGGGTGCCATTGAGTACCGCATTACTGTAGCTGGTATTATTTTGCCAATTTGCAATCACATCTTGATAACGCGTTGCCATATAGAAGTAGGCACGAGCAAAATCTCCTTTGAAACTATCAATAGGCTCAAATACGGTACCGCTGTAATTAATACCAGATGCAGAACCTAAGCGACTACCATTACTTGAGGTATAAGAAGCGCTTCCTACTTCACCAAATGGATAGTTACTGCGCTTTGAATTTACATAGCCATCGGAAGCAAAAATATGATGGATATCTGAATTCATCGGTTCTACTTGGCCACCAAACCAAGATTTAGGGAATGAGTGTTCACGATTATAGCAATCGCCCTCGCCGCTGTAACTGCCGCATTGTGAGCCGGTAGAGACATAAGTAACACTATCATTTGCCGTTGGCTTTTCAGAGTAGCGATCTAATATACTGTTATCTTTTTCAAAATAGCGGTCGCGCTCGTTCTGATCGATAAAGCTCCAAATAGCAGAATAACCTTGTGATTGGTGGTTACGAATAATCTGGTGTAACTCTGTTTTCAGTGCATAACCGCTAAGTCCAGCAGCTGAGGCATAGTAACCATCGCCTGAAGGGGGCGGTGTGGCTGTGCCAAGCGTAAAGGCATGATCTTGACGATTGCTGAACTGGCCGCCGGAAGCGAGCGTTGTACCAGCGTGCGTTAAGGTATACTGGCCATTACCATTGGTGCAACAAATTCCGTCGCCATAGCTGTCTAAAATCGTAAACGTATAACTACCGTCGTTAAGGCATAGATTTTCGTTTACCGATTGATTATTGCTATAGCCACTACCACTAGCCATTATTGTGTTTGCTGTATTAGTGATTTGCCAGCTTGTTTCGCTACCATAATTATCGGTCATCAAAGCGAGAGTGACACTATTATTTTGACAGCTCTGAGGCGGCTCTGGTGTGGTAGAAGTTGGACCAAAGCCGTCAACGTAGACAGTTTCATTACCGTCAAAACCACTGCCATCGTAAAAACGTAAGCCAACGTTAATTGCTGTGGTTGCAGTTGCGGTGTAGGTATAGCTAAGTTGTTGCCACTGCCCGATATTGAACTGATCTGAATAGCCATGATAGCCATCCACCACTAATCGTGCTTTGACACCACCTTCCGTGTGATAGACCCAAGTACTAAATTGATAGCTTTTACCAGCTTCAACGTTTACTTGCTGTTGTAAGTCTGTGCTACTTTGTGTAGCAGTGGTTACCTGTACCGCTGCGGCACGATTACCGTCTTTTATTGGTGTCGTAACCGAGCTAAGTGTGATGCCCGAGTCTATCGTCGTCCATCCACTAGGGACTTGACCGCTCCAGCTCTCAAAACTGCCATTTGTAACTTCTGCAACAGCGCTTAAGCTGAGTATTGAGCAATAAGAACTGAGTATTAGGTTTATATATTTCCCGTGTTTCATTGTTAGTCTCATTATTATGATTATCTGTATTATTGATTTGTCTGTGTATGACAGTTTGATTTTGCATCAAAACTGTTACGGCAATGTTAAACTTTTTGGCGGTTAAATATCGAACTTCTTTTAATCTGTTTTCTTTGGACTTTTCAATCTTCAATAACTAAAAGGAATATAAAAGCAGATTCTATTCTTTTTGATCTCTCAATTTGCCACGTATGCTTCACGCTAATAAAAGTAGGCTACGCTGCGTGCGAGCCAGTTATGCAATGAGCAAGCAAAACCTTTTGGGTACGGGGATCCATGATGTTGTTAAGTCAACTTAATGCTGCAGCAAGTCCGCTGACACATGAACAACTGCAAAAACTACAAGGCTTAGTTGGAGAGTTAAATCCAATCCAACAGGCATGGGTGAGTGGCTATTTAGCTGCAACCGCAAATTCAGCTGCATTATCAGGTATTGCTGGACAAGCAACAGCGGGCGCTGACGAGTCTGCACCTCTGACTATTTTATTTGGTTCACAAACCGGTAACGCAAAAGGGGTTGCAAACCAAATTAAAGCTCAGGCGGAAGCGCGTGGCTTGACGACTAAGTTGGTCAATATGGCTGACTACAAACCAGCCAACCTGAAAAAAGAGAAGTTCTTAGTGATTGCTGTCTCTACTTACGGTGAGGGAGAACCACCAGAAGATGCAGAAGCATTGCATGAATTCTTAGCCGGTAAGAAGGCGCCTAAACTGGAAGGTGTAAAGCAAGCTGTGATTGGCCTTGGTGATTCAAGTTATGAATTCTTCTGCCAAACAGCAAAGGATTTTGAAGCGCGCTTGGCTGCCCTTGGTGCTGAAATTGTTGTGCCGCGTGCTGACTTAGATGTGGATTATGAAGCTGAAGCAGAGGCGTGGATCGCAAAGGCGCTAGATGCGTTGGAGCCTGCGCTTAAAGCTCAGCAGCAAGCGGGTGGTGGTAACGTTATCAGCATGCCGTTTGGTACGCCTCAGGCCGCAGCGAGCCAATATACAAAGCAAAACCCATTCGCGGCCGAGCTTAGTGTGGTACAAAAGATCACTGGCAGAAACTCAAGCAAAGATGTGCGTCACATTGAAATTTCGCTTGAAGGTTCCGATATCACTTATCAGCCGGGTGATTCACTTGGCGTGTATTTCTTAAATGATCCACAAGAAGTGGCGGCGGTGATCGACGTCTTAAAACTCGACAAAACACAAACCGTAAAAATAGGTGAACTCACCGTTTCATTAGAAACGGCGTTGATTGAACATCTTGAGCTAACACAGTCGTATCCTGGCTTTGTTGAGAAGTATGC
Coding sequences within it:
- a CDS encoding endonuclease, which produces MSRYCYILALSLFVLTANAQEFTSFSKAKKHLSQQVTDNTRTLYCNCNIKKQGKKLVPDPASCGYTPRLPYTRNGKENARAQRIEWEHIVPAWEFGHQLQCWQDGGRKHCRKVSEQFRRMEADIHNLAPAIGEINGDRSNFRFGMLPSTEANYGACPVKIDFKLRRIEPPEYARKRIAEAYFYMEKTYGLKISPQQRKLFTAWQKQ
- a CDS encoding endonuclease, translating into MKHGKYINLILSSYCSILSLSAVAEVTNGSFESWSGQVPSGWTTIDSGITLSSVTTPIKDGNRAAAVQVTTATQSSTDLQQQVNVEAGKSYQFSTWVYHTEGGVKARLVVDGYHGYSDQFNIGQWQQLSYTYTATATTAINVGLRFYDGSGFDGNETVYVDGFGPTSTTPEPPQSCQNNSVTLALMTDNYGSETSWQITNTANTIMASGSGYSNNQSVNENLCLNDGSYTFTILDSYGDGICCTNGNGQYTLTHAGTTLASGGQFSNRQDHAFTLGTATPPPSGDGYYASAAGLSGYALKTELHQIIRNHQSQGYSAIWSFIDQNERDRYFEKDNSILDRYSEKPTANDSVTYVSTGSQCGSYSGEGDCYNREHSFPKSWFGGQVEPMNSDIHHIFASDGYVNSKRSNYPFGEVGSASYTSSNGSRLGSASGINYSGTVFEPIDSFKGDFARAYFYMATRYQDVIANWQNNTSYSNAVLNGTQQQVFETWVVNMLKRWHNEDPVDALEQARNQAAYEFQGNRNPFVDHPEFVEAIW
- a CDS encoding S41 family peptidase gives rise to the protein MQRITLVFASTAMSLLLAACGGGGSDSLGTDNPGNNTGQTEPPTWTFNQFPASSQFINYCASPRTGTDKYNNNQPYPDKGGTAMHEKMWLRSFTNETYLWYDEVLDNDPTQFDTVIDYFEQLKTNQTTASGNAKDQFHFYESYESFQKEAQSGVATGYGIRWAAISTSPPRNFTVAAVEPNSPAANAGIVRGDKILSIDGVDFISSDNTAALNAGLSPEQSEPHNFVFEDKSGNEKSVTLTSVDIETSPVQNAKVISYGGKQVGYVQFNQFIPTAQEGLVEAFTLFKTQEIDDLVLDMRYNGGGRVIMAAQLGYMVAGNSSLNKTFTYSTLNDKRTAEEERTEFESRAINWAENKFTSTTLPTVTLPRVYILSTRGTASASENVINGLRGIDVEVFLIGGTTRGKPYGFVPAQNCGTVYYTIQFGSENAKGFDAYADGFTPSGASSSGEIGLSAQVPGCIVADDFSAPLGSQEEDLFAAALTHIDTGRCPNVAQFAPTAQPQYQNKEHAVTLPVYPLRENAILMKPKEPQ
- a CDS encoding assimilatory sulfite reductase (NADPH) flavoprotein subunit translates to MLLSQLNAAASPLTHEQLQKLQGLVGELNPIQQAWVSGYLAATANSAALSGIAGQATAGADESAPLTILFGSQTGNAKGVANQIKAQAEARGLTTKLVNMADYKPANLKKEKFLVIAVSTYGEGEPPEDAEALHEFLAGKKAPKLEGVKQAVIGLGDSSYEFFCQTAKDFEARLAALGAEIVVPRADLDVDYEAEAEAWIAKALDALEPALKAQQQAGGGNVISMPFGTPQAAASQYTKQNPFAAELSVVQKITGRNSSKDVRHIEISLEGSDITYQPGDSLGVYFLNDPQEVAAVIDVLKLDKTQTVKIGELTVSLETALIEHLELTQSYPGFVEKYAIATGNEELSALANDKAALRAYIEERQIFDVIKQNPANIEAQALVDCCRKLQARLYSIASSQAEVEEEVHLTVGLVEFDTFGEKHFGGCSGYLANRAEEGTKVKVFSEHNDNFRLPVDNATPVIMVGPGTGIAPFRAFLQEREARDAEGENWLFFGNPHFTEDFLYQVEIQNYVKSGLLTHVDLAFSRDQAEKIYVQDRLREKGEAVFAWLEKGAHFYVCGDASRMAKDVHQALIDIIKTHGGKDDEQAEQYLKALRSANRYQKDVY
- a CDS encoding LysR family transcriptional regulator, giving the protein MDKFTDWQDLKVAYTVAKLGTLSAAAEHLEIHHSTVLRRINSLEEALGTRLFHRHARGYQVTQAGEKLLATASQIDERLMELSTSIVASDSQLRGKLLVTTVSGFMDMLSEPCLTFQQLHPQVQLEVILDQKRLRLDHGQAHVAVRAGPKPDEPDYIVQHLNTLEAGLYASSSYIKRMGIPKTLEALQAHYFVSGVAGFNARVPYFAWVDEHIPETQVTLRVSETSDASRAIVNGLGIGGLQHDVAKRYPDLQPVLRDELKWLSQVWLVTHVLVHRTAKVQALCDVLKRHFANLN
- a CDS encoding LysR family transcriptional regulator, whose translation is MDKFTDWQDLKVAYTVAKLGTLSAAAEHLEIHHSTVLRRINSLEEALGTRLFHRHARGYQVTQAGEKLLATASQIDERLMELSTSIVASDSQLRGKLLVTTVSGFMDMLSEPCLTFQQLHPQVQLEVILDQKRLRLDHGQAHVAVRAGPKPDEPDYIVQHLNTLEAGLYASSSYIKRMGIPKTLEALQAHYFVSGVAGFNARVPYFAWVDEHIPETQVTLRVSETSDASRAIVNGLGIGGLQHDVAKRYPDLQPVLRDELKWLSQVWLVTHVLVHRTAKVQALCDVLKRHFANLNCNLITSTSAPLSSAKFAAAWMSNWL
- a CDS encoding DUF3103 family protein; protein product: MKQHVTLSTLMIAMLGGMSFASFAADKASLNTYSSLKQLDKFNAAPVQVADIKKQIAKKLALSLNHVGPQVQTQLSQYQDAVSLEQLQVQGATKQLMTEANQYTRSLKGLTDYSSNLYQLRIASSEMLTKWQQGEAPLIAFAPKGDDKHWQYVEAFDEHGQLHLLDAHTMPERPVLIVELDSDKVKQEGIQVMKQVFAKQGLAMPSTAVQSNDDAEPISTSVLKKIRLNDDEEPWVSGAAEVYGIVTGVNPSRDEPVLDIVDMPYLDHDGTDYTPNQIIIHWERYRWQAADLLLMEQDDNTNYQDLATTLLDIVTQVMRAIPDPNVQGYAIIPQLTNQLIKAMPSHWFTNDDDYVDVFYTLFEGQTYNGHMGASGNAKVTIEPLTINPR